Within the Mycobacterium gordonae genome, the region TTCGCCCAGGTTGTCGGGCACCCGCTGGTTCTCGTCCAGGTGGTCGGGGAACTGCGCCAGAATGCGGGCTGCCACCGAGATGTCACTGGTTTTGATCGTGATGCCGGCCGGCTCGGCGAATGCCCGGACTATCGGCAGAAAAGCGTAGGTCGCCAGCAGTGGCGCCTCGTCGGTCAGCGTGTAGATGATGGTCGGCTGCTCGGCGCTCATGCGTGTTCTCCCGGCGTCAGTGTCGGTCCGTTGGTGAGGGGCTCAGTTCATCGCCAGCCACATCAGCGACCCTAACGTACGGCGGGCACCTGAGCGGGAGACGTCACGGTTTTCAAAAGCGTCATAGGCCACTGGCGAGTCGCAGCGATATGTCGGCGGTCGGTTCGTCGGTCGCGTGCCGATAGCCGGTGCCGGTCCACAGCTGGACGAAGTCGGGTTGACCGGCCGCGGCTGCGGCCTTGCGTAGTGGGCTGGTGAGGTGGTGGATGGCGGGAGAGCCCAACGGAGCGTCGGCCTCGTGGGCGTCGATGAAGGCGTTGCGCAGGCCGCGGGCGGGGCGGCCGGTGAACGCGTGGGTGAGCACGGTCTCGGTGCGGGCCGGGTCGAACGGGGCGGCCTGGTGCGTGGCCGATGCGCCGCTTTGGTTCGCCCGCAGCAACACGGTGCCGACGACGGCCGGCGCGGCGCCGGCGTGGACGACCGGCCACCGCCCGGGGGTGGTCAGTCCGCCGCCGGCAATGACGGGGATGTCGACGGCGTGGGTGATGTTGGCGTCCAGCGTGGTGATCGGCGTCGGTGCCAACGGCTCGGCGGGGGAGAGGGTGCCGCAATGTCCTCCGGCGGTGTGGGCCTGTACGACGGGAAGCGGGTTGGGCGCGAACACGTTGACGCCGCACGGGATTGATTCGGAATGAACCCGCCGGATCCGTTCTTCGACGGAAAATGGGATCTGGTAGCCGGCTGCGACCATGCCCAGGCTGCCGGCAGGGTTGTTCCAAGTTGCGACAGCATGATGGTCAGCTTCGGCGCAGGCCGTCCAGGGCCACATCGGTCACCCGTTGGGCCAGGTCGGCGTTGTAGCCCTGCATCGCCTGACAACCCACGAGCAGCGTCTTCACCTCTGGCGCACCGACATCCGGCCTGGCCGTCC harbors:
- a CDS encoding nitronate monooxygenase is translated as MVAAGYQIPFSVEERIRRVHSESIPCGVNVFAPNPLPVVQAHTAGGHCGTLSPAEPLAPTPITTLDANITHAVDIPVIAGGGLTTPGRWPVVHAGAAPAVVGTVLLRANQSGASATHQAAPFDPARTETVLTHAFTGRPARGLRNAFIDAHEADAPLGSPAIHHLTSPLRKAAAAAGQPDFVQLWTGTGYRHATDEPTADISLRLASGL